In Neptuniibacter halophilus, the genomic stretch GTCTCCCTGCTGGCGCAGCGCTGCTGCGATATGGTGCGTGAACAGGCTGTGCCCCACGAAGAGAAACCGGACGGTGAAATCGTCACCCTGAGTATTGGTGTGGTCACCCTGCAACCGAGCCGGGAACTGACCCCGGAGCGGATATTTACTCTGGCTGAGGAACAGATGCAGGCGGCAATCGAAGCTGGTGGTGACCAGTACAAAGCGTTTGCCGAAGGGGGCTTTGAGCCCTCAGCCACCTATTCCGTGTAGTGCTGACGCTATGCCTTGCTTCACAGTTGTTGCCGTCTCTGAGGTCTGCTCCGTGCAACGGAGTGCTGAATCGTGAGTACGCTGCCTGAACTGTTTCAGCGACTGCGAGCCAATGCTGCTGAGCACCATCATCGTCGTCTGTTGCTGATCAGCGGTCGGCGCGACTGGTGTTATGCGCAGGTCAATTTACTGGGGGCTCTGGAAGACAGCGTCTGGATCGGTAGTGATGCGCCCGGCGGCTGGACCCGTTTTAACCCACGTCAGACCCATAAACTCCTCGGACAGAGTTACCGTTATCTGGTCTATGATGCCTGGTCCGGCTTCAACCCTGATAGTTTTGGTCAGGCGAGTGGCACCCTGCGTGGCGGTGGCGTTTTGCTGCTTCTGTGTCCGGATCTGGACCACTGGCCAGAATATGATGACCCTGAACATGAGGGGCTGGTGGCATTTCCCTACCAGAGTGAAGACGCCGGGCGACGTTTTATTTCGCGTATGGTGATGCTGCTGGAGGATGATGCTTACACCCTGCAGTGGCGTGAAGGCAGTGAGCTGGCCGGGGTTGAAATCGAGTTACCGGTTCCGCAGGAGGTTGCCGGTTCGGCCGCAGATGTCGCCTTGCCGAGCAAAACCCGCGATCAGCAGCAGGCGGTGGAACTGATTCTGAATCAATTGCGCCGGGGGCGTCGTCCTGCGGTACTGACCGCCGACCGGGGGCGGGGTAAATCCACTGCACTGGGGATTGCCGCTGCACAACTCTCCGGTCTGGATTACCTGCAGATCCTGATTACGGCACCGGAACAGGCTTCCGCAGAGGAAGCATTCCATATGGCGGGCCAGTTGCTGCCGGATTATCAGCAGAGCAAAGGGTTGCTGGAGAAGGGCGAACACAGTATCCGTTTTCTGGAACCGGAACAGGCCCTGAGTGAGCCGGGCGAGGGCCAGGTCTTGCTGGTCGATGAGGCCGCAGCCATTCCGGTACCGGTGCTCAGTGCCTTGTTACAGCGCTTTCCACGGATTGTATTTGCGTCCACCATCCACGGTTATGAAGGTACCGGTCAGGGCTTCAGCCTGCGTTTTAAAAAGGTGCTCGACAGCACCACGCCAAACTGGAAATCGATCCACCTCAACCAACCCATTCGCTGGGCAGAACAGGACCCGCTGGAGCAGTTGGTCTTTAACCTGTTGCTGCTCAATGCAGAGGCAGCAGACAGCCGTCTGCTCTGTGAAAAAATCCAGCAGCAGGCTGAGCAGAAGATTGAACGACTCGACCGGGATCGGCTGAGTGAGGATTACGAAACACTGAACCAGTTGTTTGGTTTGCTGGTGCTGGCACACTACCGCACCACACCGGGCGATCTGCGTATCTTACTCGACAGCCCCAACCTGCATATCTGGACCCTGCGACTGGATGGACAGATTGCTGCAGCAGCACTGATCTCCGAGGAGGGGCCGATACCGGCGGAACTGGTCGAACCGATCTGGTCTGGTGAGCGTCGCCCCCGGGGTCACCTTCTGCCACAAACCCTGCTTGGTCACGAAGGTGCCCGTGCTGCAGCACCGCTGCGCGCCGGGCGTATTATGCGTATTGCTGTTCATCCGGCGCTGCAGCGGCAGGGGCTGGGCAGTCAGTTGCTGGCGGCCATCAAAGAGGATGCTGCAGGGTTTGGCTGGGACTATCTGGGAGCGAGCTTTGCAGCCAGCGCTTCACTGCAGCAGTTCTGGCGACATGCCGGGTTTAGCACAGTCCGGCTCGGCAGCAGCCGGGACAGTGTCAGCGGCTGTCATGCTGCGCTGGTGATTGCGGCGCGCAGCGAAGCGGCGTCTCGGTTGCAGCAGCAATTAAGTGCGCGTTTCAGCGAACAACTCAGCTATCGCCTGAGTGATGACCTGACAGATCTGGAACCGGATCTGATCTGTGAGCTGCTGCGGGGCAATCAACTGGTCACGGAGCTGAGTGAGCATGATCACAGTGATCTGCAGGCTTTTGCCCGCCATCATCGCAGTTACGAAAGCTGTGCCTATGCGATTCATCGCTTCTGTCTGACCCTGCTCAGCGGGATTGATGAAGCGCGGCTGATGACCCTGTTACAAAACGCTGATTTTTGCCTGTTGCTGGAGCGTAACCTGCAACAGAAAAGCTGGGGTGAACTGGAGCGGCGCGGACAGGGGCGAAAGCAACTGGTTCGGCAACTGCGTCAGGCTCTGATCGAACTCCTGCCGGCGCAGGGTAGCAACGAACTTAATATTTCAGGGTCAGATAATCACCCTTCTGCCTGATCTCCAGATTCTTCATAAAGCTCATCCCCAGCAGGACCGTATCACCGTCCATATGCGGATTGATATGGCCCTGAATCTGGCGCAGGGTGATTCCGCCAAGGGACACGCTGTCCAGTTTCGCCGCGTAGACGTTGATGCTGCCATTCGCCGTGTTTACCTGTTGGCGGATACCCGGCTGTAACTGCAACCGGTCAGCGACAGATTGCGGGATGCTGATGGTGGTGGCGCCGGTATCCAGAAGGAAGTTGACCGGCTGGCCGTTGATCTGGCCCGGTGCCAGATAATGTCCGGCGCGATTCCGTTTCAGGGTGACTTCCTGAGCCGATGTGGCAACCAGATCGCGATTGGGGTTGTATTTCTCTTCTACCTGATCGGCAAAAAACAGGTAAAGCATGGCCAGCAGGAGCACCCAGGCAGCAAACCACATGGCCTGTCCGATACGCTTCGGGGTTTGTTGCGCACTCATCCTTGCCGCTCCCATCACTGACTGAAAACAGTATTGTAGGGGAGGCCGGGAGTGAGGTGAAGTCTGTTAAACCGTCTGGTTGAGCTGTCCGAGGTGATCCCGGGTGATCTGTATCTGATCATCAATCGCCTGGGTCATATGGCTGAAGTACACCCGTGGCTCAATCTGGATCTGCTCGGGTGTCAGGATCTCCTGCTGTACCAGCTCACTGACCTTTTCTAATTCAGCGGTAAACAGCTCCGAGGCTTTAAGGTTCTGTAACTGATACAGAATCTGAACCCGGATATCCGCCGGACAGTGGCCCAGTGCAGCGGCACGGTTACCGAGTGCACGCAGGCGTCCCAGCGTTTCGGCGAAGTAGGGGCGTTGCAACAGGTTCTGCCAGAGTCGCTGGGTGTCGAAGTGTGTATTGTCTGCGGTCAGGGAGCAGGTATCGGCGATCACGGTGAGCTCGTTAAGCAGTTTCTCGATCAGCAGACAGTGAGACATAAAACTATCGGCCGGGTTAGCGCAGATCTGCTGCCAACGCTGATGCT encodes the following:
- a CDS encoding tRNA(Met) cytidine acetyltransferase TmcA; the protein is MSTLPELFQRLRANAAEHHHRRLLLISGRRDWCYAQVNLLGALEDSVWIGSDAPGGWTRFNPRQTHKLLGQSYRYLVYDAWSGFNPDSFGQASGTLRGGGVLLLLCPDLDHWPEYDDPEHEGLVAFPYQSEDAGRRFISRMVMLLEDDAYTLQWREGSELAGVEIELPVPQEVAGSAADVALPSKTRDQQQAVELILNQLRRGRRPAVLTADRGRGKSTALGIAAAQLSGLDYLQILITAPEQASAEEAFHMAGQLLPDYQQSKGLLEKGEHSIRFLEPEQALSEPGEGQVLLVDEAAAIPVPVLSALLQRFPRIVFASTIHGYEGTGQGFSLRFKKVLDSTTPNWKSIHLNQPIRWAEQDPLEQLVFNLLLLNAEAADSRLLCEKIQQQAEQKIERLDRDRLSEDYETLNQLFGLLVLAHYRTTPGDLRILLDSPNLHIWTLRLDGQIAAAALISEEGPIPAELVEPIWSGERRPRGHLLPQTLLGHEGARAAAPLRAGRIMRIAVHPALQRQGLGSQLLAAIKEDAAGFGWDYLGASFAASASLQQFWRHAGFSTVRLGSSRDSVSGCHAALVIAARSEAASRLQQQLSARFSEQLSYRLSDDLTDLEPDLICELLRGNQLVTELSEHDHSDLQAFARHHRSYESCAYAIHRFCLTLLSGIDEARLMTLLQNADFCLLLERNLQQKSWGELERRGQGRKQLVRQLRQALIELLPAQGSNELNISGSDNHPSA
- a CDS encoding retropepsin-like aspartic protease family protein — protein: MSAQQTPKRIGQAMWFAAWVLLLAMLYLFFADQVEEKYNPNRDLVATSAQEVTLKRNRAGHYLAPGQINGQPVNFLLDTGATTISIPQSVADRLQLQPGIRQQVNTANGSINVYAAKLDSVSLGGITLRQIQGHINPHMDGDTVLLGMSFMKNLEIRQKGDYLTLKY